Part of the Quercus lobata isolate SW786 chromosome 6, ValleyOak3.0 Primary Assembly, whole genome shotgun sequence genome, AATGTGATGTGTGCACTGGGCTCATAGGACTGGTATTGGGCTTAGTTAAGTAATGATGATGAAATTGAAtaagatatgattttattgggtttttgtgatGGTTTATATTGTgacccaatttagataatgaaATAGGAAATATTTGTGGGCCAATGGGATGAGAAATATTCATGGAGgcccaaaataatttatgagtgatattttggtattttttgtgaataaataaatgtgattaAATAGGATTGGGGCACGTGACATGAGTGAAAAAATTGTACTTCAACAATATTCATGGTTCAAATCTTCCCACCCACTTGTAACaatcaatttattaaaaaaatggcaATTGAGATTATAACCTCTCTTTAGAGAAATggtatgttcacaacatttttacaacaaattttaagtggtaggttgttattgattgTTATGGGTAGGTAAAAGGAAATTTAAGTTGcgaattcaaattaaaattaataaaaacttaccacttatgatttgttgtaaagtGTTGTGGGCGTAGCacttttctataatttataagaGCTTATGATCTAAGCAAATTTGActcaaaaacttataaatttaccAAACTTATAccaagtaatatttttttataggatatACCAAGTAATATGAATAGTTATAAATtgtaggattttattttttaaataagttaatttatttgtttaaattcGGCTTTTATTAGCTTAATGTAATTTTAATAGGACATGACAttaccagtttttttttttgttgagaaaatgacATTACCTCTTAAGAAGTGTTAGGTtttaagactttaggaactattgtattagaacttcaatttgtatatgttggcaaactatgatcaaaacatttaatTTAGGTTTAAACTCGCTTAAAGTTTGGTTTAATGTAAGTTTGGAATTGAGTAATTGCaggaaattactattcaatttctacaaggctcgatcgatcgaaaattagacttgatTGATTGAGAATCATGGATCAGGAATTTTCTATAGAATTTCTAAACCAgcctaagcccatatgacgtatagggttaagtgttttacttcaagtataaaaggaaaaaccttagccacattttagaagttttaaaGAGGTCTTTGTTAAGTTGTGtcttgaatcttttgtgagatctaagaGGTATTTACTTTCAAATAAACACATAGagctatcaagatcaagattcacaTCAAGAACTTGATGGTTGTTTTAGTTGTTGCATAAAGAACTTTCAAGaagatctaaaacctttgagtggagacTCAAAGTCAAAAGTAGGAGAACTTGGTGTTGTTGTAAAttaaggaaagaagtagtcagtggactcggagctgtcacgtggtcatggtagtaagtttcctactcgagatagcaataagatgttagtggtctaagtcgctattgtgtaaacttcaattctttcatagtggattcgttttaccttgaggatagctaggttaaattcttccaagttttttaccggtttggttttcctgagttatcacatcgttgtgttctttattttccacactttacaatgatatgatatatttgtgttaacctagatctgtttaatttgactaagtaatcacttgattaattaactaggttaatctggttgtgttttaaggggtctaaaaacaaacaaggaCCCAAAGTCATGTAATACTTAATTTAtcaagtttgtattttttttattcaatcaatgagaaTGGAACAATATATTCATGTAAAGTTgtatttaacttttttcttattttttagtataaaaagtaagtggtgactccacaccacttacccaaaaagagaggtgtctTGAAAAAGCactcaaaatctctttttttttttttgagggcaCCTTTGTGGTCTCTCACAATGACATCACCATTCACACACATTCACTGGAGGTTactttttttaatccaaatgtagtgattaaaaaatgaaattagggtttctcatatgcacacacattaaattcaagcaaagcaattgattgataatattTTGGATGATATGACATAAATGTTGGCCACTATAGTTTAGAAGACCAATTTActgggcaaggtgggtgcctaacaccttcccatcttaTAACATAGCCTCTAAGCTTAGATCAAgagttagtagatcaaatgcttgtccatgaaattttcaatctttacattgtaactaggaaacaaagccatcTATTTTATCTTAATTCTATCTAGGACCATAGCCATgtaatttcctatgatcaatgtacaTTCATtcccaaatcaataaaatgatgaatttttcaattatagttttccattgtaaaacccttaatctaaagggaaaaatgtaATTAGTAGaatctccattttgagaggcaataatatgactccacccattcatgtCAATTTAGCCTAAAGCAATCAATTCAAAACGAGACAGGGGCACGGTTTCTCATAGTAAGACTGATGTTGCATACATGGAGAATACAAATGTGTATGATACAAAATGTAAAGATGTAAATATCACTCGTAAGATATATTATAAAATGCAATTGATATGCTATTTGACTATCGAGCCTCTAACATGGTAACAGTAATTTCATTGGTTGAGGATGATTGGCCATTGCTTGATGAAGTTGATTCTTTTCCTACAAAGAAACCCAACTCGTTGGGTTCAGGTAATGAACTCTCACTGTGTAACATCATAACCACATATGACATATTTGGTCGATCGTTGTGATGTTGTTGCAAACATAAGAAACTAATATGGAGGCAACGTAGAATCTCCGATTGCATTACAGAGCCCTTTAAGAAAGTATCAATCAGTTCTAAAGGTCTGCCTTCTTTCCATAATTTCCATGCCTaagacattttaaaattatttatcattatttGTATCATTATATGTAATAAGATAGAGGATGAAATCTTTTGAGAACTCACATGTCCAACAAGGTTTTGAGTATTGTCTAGATGGAAAGAGCCTCGATTTTTCTTTCCACTTATTATCTCCAACAACAATATTCCAAAGCTAAAGACATCAGATTTTACTGAGAACAGGCCATCAATGGCATATTCGGGTGCCATATAACCACTGCAAACACATCATTAAGCATGAAAatctttgattaaaaaatatcaacaataaaacaTGTTAAGAATACGTACTAAGTTCCGACGACTCTATTTGTGTTTCCTTCAATCTGATCTCCACCAAAGATTCTAGCCATACCGAAGTCAGAAATTTTTGGATTCATCTTACTATCAAGTAAAATATTGCTTGCTTTGAGATCTCTATGTATAATCCTCAATCTAGAATCTTCATGAAGATATAGAAGCCCTCGCGCAATCCCACAGATAATATTGAAGCGCATAGACCAACCTAAAACTTTAGCTTTCGTTTGATCTGAAAAGTTTCTCACTTATGTTAATACTAAGTTTAACTTGAATATGAAACAAGAAATTGGCATTtctttaaataacaataaatttttttatgaagtttGGTAATAAAAATTCATGAAGTTCAAACCAAAAATGAAGGAGTCCAAGCTTCCATTGGGCATGTATTCATAGATTAGCATTTTCTCGTCCCCTTCAATGCAATATCCCAAAAGCCTAACAAGATTTCGATGTTGCAATTTGGCGATTAGTATAACTTCATTTTTAAACTCACGTAATCCTTGTCCAGATTTCTGTGAAAGCCTTTTCACAGCAATTTCTTTTCCATCTATCAATGTACCCTGAAAATTcacattttcaaattgattttattGAAGTTGAAAATGTTGAgaattgcttttttattttttgtgatctTTAAAAAAGCTTGCTGCAAAGTTACCTTATATACAAGTCCAAAGCCACCTTCACCAAGCTTGTCATAGCTTGAAAAGTTGTTAGTGGCAATGACTATGGTAGCCAGGGTGAAGAATGGGACCTCCATGTCTTCACTTTGGCCTTCAATGTTTTGGTCTATCATCACATTATTCTCGATTCTCTCTGCGAAGATCAACATGAGCTTCACATTATACATAAGAAATAAGAGTATGGCACTTGTTAAGTTCCGTCTAGATCAACTAGTTAATTATAcaacataattattatttgatttcaaatcaaataaattaattaggtGATCCAAAAACCATTCTACCGAGACTCTACATTCCAAATCGATAATTCACTGCTGCGACTCACAATAgctttaaaattttgagtttcttCCTATATGGTTTCGTTCATGAACGGCAGATCTGTGTAAATTAACTAGAACCTTTGGTGCACTCCAATTAAGGTGCCTCCTTGAATATTTGATCTACAGTCAACTAACTAGAAGAAATGCTATGTGGTTTTTCACTATAAGTATTGTGCTAGCTTCTGCCTTTCCAACTTTACTGGAAATCGTGcataaaatagtataaattgGTGTTTACATATACGGTTATGATCCTAATCAAAACAagatttagattattttttgtgattctCGTTCAATGGGCCATTTCAgcccatcttttttttttttttttggagcaaatTTCAGCCCATCTATATTTACTAGCTTGAGTCAACCTCTTGGCCCCCCTGCTTTAGGCCACAACATATTTTAGCCttaacattatttttcttaagatcAAATGGCTAAACTTCTTAGCTTTTCTTGTTCAACATCTTATTAGCTGCTTTGTACGTTTCTAGAAGTTCAATTAAACAATCTTAAAATATCTTTTCCAAAGTGGGTCAGAGAGAAATATTACCTCTGAAGTTTGTCCTTTTGCTTATGCGGTAGGTAGTCAAGAGCACCCCAAAAACGACCGCAATTCCGACCACAACTATTACTATAACCTTCATCTTTTGCTTGTCTTTCTCCTCTTTACGATCGACTTTGCagaagaaaagcaaaaatattttagtagTGCAATAAAATAGATGGAAACAACAAAGATTATAGCTTCAATGGcatgtaaaaatataaattaaagagCAATAAAGACCATAGGCCTATTACCTTGCTTTGAAGCAGGCATTCGAATATATACATCCTGCATATAAGCATCCTGCCCATTAGCTGCAATCTGTCCAATATCAATTA contains:
- the LOC115994406 gene encoding G-type lectin S-receptor-like serine/threonine-protein kinase At4g27290 is translated as MDIFAFVLLSSSLLPLSFVLSDAADSISKSESLSEGITLVSKNESYALGFFRPGNSSNRYLGIWYNNIPVRTVVWVANRLNPINDSSGMLMVNSSGSLVLLSQNRTVAWSANSTKQARNPIVQLLDSGNLVLREENEENPENYLWQSFDYPSDTWLPGMKLGWDLRTGLERRLTSWKSPDDPSPGELSWGVVLHNYPEIFMNKGTEKFFRTGPWNGLSFSGLPVVKDNPVVTYNFVNNSDEVYFIYNLINNSVISRVLLNETSFLYERHIWVSEDKKWSLYLSVPNDKCEGYNLCGPYGNCIIGESPICQCVEGFKHKSTNTWNPDEWSKGCVRITQLSCEDKDKIGFVKFVGLKMPDTTYSWVNGSMNLNECRVKCLNNCSCTAYANSNIINGGSGCAMWFGDLIDIGQIAANGQDAYMQDVYIRMPASKQVDRKEEKDKQKMKVIVIVVVGIAVVFGVLLTTYRISKRTNFRERIENNVMIDQNIEGQSEDMEVPFFTLATIVIATNNFSSYDKLGEGGFGLVYKGTLIDGKEIAVKRLSQKSGQGLREFKNEVILIAKLQHRNLVRLLGYCIEGDEKMLIYEYMPNGSLDSFIFDQTKAKVLGWSMRFNIICGIARGLLYLHEDSRLRIIHRDLKASNILLDSKMNPKISDFGMARIFGGDQIEGNTNRVVGTYGYMAPEYAIDGLFSVKSDVFSFGILLLEIISGKKNRGSFHLDNTQNLVGHAWKLWKEGRPLELIDTFLKGSVMQSEILRCLHISFLCLQQHHNDRPNMSYVVMMLHSESSLPEPNELGFFVGKESTSSSNGQSSSTNEITVTMLEAR